The following is a genomic window from Candidatus Latescibacterota bacterium.
ACAATAGAATGAATTACTTTTCCGCTTGGGGCTATTGTACCATTTATGTATGTAAAATCAATACCAAATCACAGCCTGGTTGGGTCGGGGGGCCTGAGACAAAAAAATGGGGTGGATAACGGGATTCGAACCCGCGACAACTGGATCCACAATCCAGGGCTCTACCACCTGAGCTATATCCACCACATTCGTCCTGATAATCTATCGATAAACATTGATTACTGCAAGAAAAAAGCGCACCCTCTGCGAAGGTGCGCTTCCATTATTTACGCCCGGCAGGATTCGAACCTGCGACCTACGGATTAGAAGTCCGTTGCTCTATCCAGCTGAGCTACGGGCGCATTTCATTTTCCGCAATAAGTTAGCAGGACTGAAGGTCAGAGGCAATCTCAAAATTCATCGACCATCGGCATTCCCCCGATGAATCTGCCTCCCTGGAGAGGCAATAAAAAACCCGTTGCTGTATTAGGAGCGGCAACGGGCTTGAAAACACTGAGCCGTATTGAGAGTACTGCATTCAGTGTTGGATGCACTGTAACCATAAACAGCAGAAGCCGTCAAGCTTACTTTGTGCTTTTAAATAAAATGGTGCCCGGTTATCGTGGCCCATCCCGCGATCGCACGCTGGATTTCCAAACAACTCTGAATTCCGTGCCCGGCCACTGGATCTGCTCAGGTCCAATGGCCGGGTTCTATTATACTTTTCATTGAACACTCGGTCCCACGGGGTTATTATAGCCCCCATGATAAACATTAATAAACTGCCCGGCAGGACTGATGATACCAGAATCATCTTCGCCGGCCTTCCATTCGACCACAATTCTTCTTTTATGAAGGGTCCGGCTGACGCTCCTCCGAAGATCAGAGAGGCCCTTTTCTCGAGTTCATCGACCATGTGGTCGGAATCAGGTATAGACCTCGGCGAGAAGGGTCTTGTCGTAGACGCGGGAGACCTGGGTGTTTCCGTCGACGGCGCCTTCACAGCTATCGGGAAACTTGTCAACTCCATCCTCGACTCAGGCGCAGTACCATTCTTTCTCGGTGGAGACCATTCAGTGACCTGGCCGATCTTCGAGGCGTTGAACACACGCGTTCCCCGGATCGACATCCTGCATTTCGACGCACATCCGGATCTATACGACAATCTCGACGACAACCGGGAATCCCACGCATGCCCCTTTGCCAGGATCATGGAGAAAGGGACGGTAGGGCGACTCGTACAGGTCGGCATCCGATCTACGACAGGGCACCAGATAGAACAGGCCGCGAGGTTCGGCGTTGAGACCATCTCCATGCAGGAGATCCATTCCGCGGACGGATCCATTTCCGGACTGAAAGAAAAACTGATATTCGACAATCCTCTCTATATATCGTTCGATATCGACGCGCTCGACCCGGCTTTCGCGCCGGGTGTATCACATTTTGAACCGGGCGGACTGACGTCCAGGCAGGCTATATCATTCATCCAGTCTCTGTCAGCCCCATCTATCGCGGGAGCAGATATTGTCGAGTATAATCCGGACCGGGACAGATCAGATGTCACGGCGTACCTTTGTGCCAAGATATTCAAGGAAATCGCAGCAAGAATAATCGCTCCCGGATGATCGATCCGTTGCCGTCCACATCGGAGAGGACAATGTCGATTCCAGAAAACACGTCGAAAAACACGCACAATGTCGTGATGCGCCTGCTCGAGGAAAACCTGTCCGTGAAACGGACTGACACCCCGGCAGCCCCCGAAGATAATGCCGAGAAACTTTGTTCGCCCCTCTGCGGCGCAAGGATACTCGATATCCCATGTGGTGCAGGAGCCTTTACGGACAGGCTGCTGCGAGCGAAGGCCGAAGTACATTCCGCGGACATCGAAAACATCCTGCAGATCCAGGCCGGCAATTTCAGCCAGGCAGACATGAACGACACTCTCCCCTATGATGATGAGTTCTTTGACGCTATCGTCTGCATCGATGGCATCGAACACCTTGAGAAACCGACTGATTTCATACGTGAGACCGTCAGGACTCTCAGTCCGGGGGGAACTCTCATACTGTCCACTCCGAATATCAGCTCCCTGAGGTCCAGAAGCAGGTTCCTTTTCACCGGCCATCATAACAAGTGCAAGACTCCACTCGATGAAAGTAATCCAGGTCCTCTGCACCACATATCGATGTTCACATTTCCGGAAATCAGATACATGCTTCACACGAACAGTATAAAAATCGACAAAATCGTCACGAACAGGATCAAGGTCGCTTCCTTCCCGTATATGCTTCTCGTGCCATTCGCGTGGCTGGCTACAAAGGCGAGTTATTCGAAAAACGAAAAAGACAGGGGCTGCCGAAAAACGAATCGGGAGATATTCCGGCAACTTTTCTCCGGACCAGTCCTCCTGGGCGAGACATTGATCGTTTCAGCGAGAAAGGCCTGAACTTATGGATCGAAGGACCATATGCTTCTTTAACAGCACAAGAGCCTGGGGCGGAGGCGAAAAATGGCACTTCGACATGATCACGAAACTCGATCCCGACAGGTACCGGGTCATCGCTGTAGCAGACAGAGCTGGAGAACTTTATTCGAGACTCTCCAGGGTCAATATCCCTCTTCATGGAGTCACCGTCTCAAATATCAGCTTTCTGTCGCCTTTAAGGGTGAGGAAGATCGTTGAACTACTCGCCTCAGAAAAAGTTGATACGATCATCATGAACCTTCCTTCCGATCTCAAGCTTGCCGGCCCTGCCGCCGCATCGGCAGGTGTCCGGAACATCATCTATCGCAGGGGGAGTGCCATCCCAGTACGTAACAGCTGGCTCAACCGAAGGCTGTTCGGCAAATACATCACCGGGATCATAGCCAATTCGAAAGAGACAAAAAGAACTATCCTGATGAAAAATCCCGGCCTTTTTGATCCAGACAGGATCAAAGTGATCTACAACGGCCTCGATATCGTCGAATGGGATGACACGCCCGAATCAAGGATCTACCAGGCTCAGCCGGGAGAGATCGTCATAGGCAACGCGGGCAGGATGGTAAAGCAGAAGGGGCAGGAATCACTTATAAAGATCGCAGTAGGACTGAAAGAAGAGGGCCTTGATTTCAGGTTGCTGATCGCCGGCGACGGGCCGCTCCGCCAGAGACTTGAAGCTATGGCGGAAAAAGCAGGAGTTTCAGACAGGACGGTCTTTACCGGATTCGTCCGCAACATGAAAAGCTTCATGGAGAGCCTGGATATCTTCGTTCTCACCTCTTTATGGGAGGGCTTCGGCTACGTAATCGTAGAAGCCATGGCTGCGGCCAGGCCAGTGGTGGCGTTCAATAACAGCAGCAACCCCGAGATCATCAACGATGGGGAAACGGGCATCCTCGTTTCATCCATCGATAAGATGGCAAAAAGTATCATTTCACTTTCTTCGGATTCAGAGAGAATAAGGCGGCTGGGTAATAATGGAAGACTCTCTCTCGAATCAATGTTCAGCATGAATAAAGCTGTCACCAGACTGCAAAAGTATATCGACGATTTAGATAACTAGCTCTGGCATATTAATCAATATTAAAACCAGAAGATTATCTTCAATTAGTCAGTCATCTGGCACACTGACAATACGTTACAAGAAATACCCCCTCAAACTTCCTAAAATTGAGTAAGAGTACTTATTGTGCCATAATGAATCTATTATTATAATTATTATAGAATCTCAGGCAGGGTCAGCAAGCGGGCAA
Proteins encoded in this region:
- a CDS encoding glycosyltransferase, with the protein product MDRRTICFFNSTRAWGGGEKWHFDMITKLDPDRYRVIAVADRAGELYSRLSRVNIPLHGVTVSNISFLSPLRVRKIVELLASEKVDTIIMNLPSDLKLAGPAAASAGVRNIIYRRGSAIPVRNSWLNRRLFGKYITGIIANSKETKRTILMKNPGLFDPDRIKVIYNGLDIVEWDDTPESRIYQAQPGEIVIGNAGRMVKQKGQESLIKIAVGLKEEGLDFRLLIAGDGPLRQRLEAMAEKAGVSDRTVFTGFVRNMKSFMESLDIFVLTSLWEGFGYVIVEAMAAARPVVAFNNSSNPEIINDGETGILVSSIDKMAKSIISLSSDSERIRRLGNNGRLSLESMFSMNKAVTRLQKYIDDLDN
- the speB gene encoding agmatinase yields the protein MININKLPGRTDDTRIIFAGLPFDHNSSFMKGPADAPPKIREALFSSSSTMWSESGIDLGEKGLVVDAGDLGVSVDGAFTAIGKLVNSILDSGAVPFFLGGDHSVTWPIFEALNTRVPRIDILHFDAHPDLYDNLDDNRESHACPFARIMEKGTVGRLVQVGIRSTTGHQIEQAARFGVETISMQEIHSADGSISGLKEKLIFDNPLYISFDIDALDPAFAPGVSHFEPGGLTSRQAISFIQSLSAPSIAGADIVEYNPDRDRSDVTAYLCAKIFKEIAARIIAPG
- a CDS encoding methyltransferase domain-containing protein gives rise to the protein MSIPENTSKNTHNVVMRLLEENLSVKRTDTPAAPEDNAEKLCSPLCGARILDIPCGAGAFTDRLLRAKAEVHSADIENILQIQAGNFSQADMNDTLPYDDEFFDAIVCIDGIEHLEKPTDFIRETVRTLSPGGTLILSTPNISSLRSRSRFLFTGHHNKCKTPLDESNPGPLHHISMFTFPEIRYMLHTNSIKIDKIVTNRIKVASFPYMLLVPFAWLATKASYSKNEKDRGCRKTNREIFRQLFSGPVLLGETLIVSARKA